The following are encoded in a window of Cytophagia bacterium CHB2 genomic DNA:
- a CDS encoding PorV/PorQ family protein codes for MMMKKNFVFSMVAMIGVCLPALSLAQFATPTEGFNNNGTRVAQFLKMAVGGRASAMGESYAAIANDASALFWNPGGVGNLKNLEVHLTHMDYLLDITFDYAGLVVPLSSGNLGFSAAVLNAGEARRTTIEDPDGEISGTWSATSVALGLTYSRALSDRFSVGVTGKYIREGLFNSSASAVAIDIGSLYDTGIKGIRIGMAMTNFGGKMSLSGRDFTVRDVDVAPTLEGNNTPSGNLSVDEWPLPLNFRVGLSYEVFKNESGTLLLASDFVHPTDADERVNLGAEYSLSNKIYVRGGYKFNYDEESFTAGGGLNLPITTYNLMIDYAFQEFGILGETHRFSLGFRL; via the coding sequence ATGATGATGAAAAAGAATTTTGTATTCTCGATGGTGGCGATGATCGGCGTCTGCCTGCCAGCGCTTTCACTGGCGCAATTTGCCACTCCGACAGAAGGCTTTAATAATAACGGCACACGTGTGGCCCAGTTTTTGAAAATGGCGGTTGGCGGGCGCGCCAGCGCGATGGGCGAGTCGTATGCCGCCATCGCGAACGATGCCTCGGCGCTTTTTTGGAATCCGGGCGGCGTGGGCAATCTTAAGAATCTCGAAGTGCATTTGACGCACATGGATTATCTGCTCGACATCACCTTCGATTATGCCGGCCTGGTTGTGCCGTTGAGCAGCGGCAATCTTGGCTTCAGCGCGGCGGTGTTGAACGCCGGCGAGGCGCGCCGCACTACGATTGAAGATCCGGACGGCGAGATTAGCGGCACGTGGTCGGCGACCAGCGTCGCGCTCGGCTTGACGTATAGCCGCGCTTTATCGGATCGCTTTTCCGTCGGCGTCACCGGCAAATATATTCGCGAAGGCTTGTTCAATTCTTCGGCGAGCGCGGTGGCGATCGATATCGGCAGTCTTTACGACACCGGCATCAAAGGCATAAGAATCGGCATGGCCATGACGAATTTCGGCGGCAAGATGTCACTTTCCGGCCGCGATTTCACTGTGCGCGATGTTGATGTCGCGCCGACGCTCGAAGGCAATAATACGCCGAGCGGCAACTTGAGTGTTGATGAATGGCCGCTGCCGCTGAATTTTCGCGTCGGGCTTTCGTATGAAGTTTTCAAAAATGAATCCGGCACATTGCTGCTGGCTTCGGATTTCGTTCATCCGACGGACGCCGACGAACGCGTCAATTTGGGCGCGGAGTATAGCCTGTCAAACAAGATTTATGTGCGCGGCGGCTACAAATTCAATTATGATGAAGAATCGTTCACGGCGGGCGGCGGATTAAATCTGCCAATCACGACTTACAATTTAATGATTGATTACGCCTTTCAGGAATTCGGCATCCTGGGCGAGACCCATCGCTTCTCTCTTGGCTTTCGTCTATAA